A stretch of DNA from Malus sylvestris chromosome 9, drMalSylv7.2, whole genome shotgun sequence:
ACCTCAGCAGTTGCACCAGATTTGGCAGGGGACCTACTAGTAGAAAGTTTTccctctcatttttctttcattttttgttttctgcaatGGGGCTTGTAGTGAGTTTGGAGTTGCCAAATTAGGGTGTCACTTTAGTTCAGAATCTACGGGGGTTCTGTCTGGCTGTCCAATTGTACATACTCTAAACGGGGAAGTTATCGTTTTTTGCCTTGTGCCTCGACGATGCATCTTACGAAACTGTGTTGGGGCATGAATTCTACATTCAATGCGATAACTTGCAATTTTTGTTTCTACTACTGAAGAAGGCTTAAAAGCTCGACGGAATTCTCGCTTTACCTGTTTTCTCCGGTGGATATCTTATGAAAAGATTGAGTTGGTAGATTTGTGCTTAAATATATTACATGTAAGTGTTGGAAAAGTCAGTTGGGAGGTAGGCAGTGAGAGTGATATTACCGTTGTGATATAATTAGTGCTTAATTTTGTGCATGGTGTCACTTAATCTTCTCCTAATTCTGGATCATTCTTTTTGGTTTGCTTCATAAAACTATTGGTAGAAATGTTGCTATTTATTCACACGTTCTGAACACATCTTCTGGTGAATCTCTTGTGACTGCAAAGACTGCGTGCTTGAACGGGTTCGCTAATGGCAGGAGGTGCAGATCTGGTGGCTCCTTCCGTTGTGTCGAAAACTGTAATTGATCGGAGACAAGATGCCGATAAAAGCAACAGTCACCACAGGCCTGGGATTGATGCAATGCCAATGGCACCCAAGTTGCCTAAGGAAGTGGCACCGGTTCCTGCGGGGGAGACTCTTCGCCGGCCACGTGGGAGGCCAGCAGGTTCGAAGAACAAGCCGAAGCCGCCCATCATAGTCACCCGCGACAGCGCTAATGCGCTTCGTGCTCATGCAATGGAGGTAAGTTCTGGCTGTGATGTGAGTGAGAGTTTAACCAACTTTGCAAGGAGGAAGCAGAGGGGCATTTGCATATTGAGTGGAAGTGGCTGTGTGACCAATGTCACACTGCGACAACCAGCTTCATCTGGCGCTATCGTGACCCTCCATGGCCGGTTTGAAATCCTCTCATTGCTCGGGTCAATCCTACCCCCGCCAGCCCCTCCAGGGATCACAGGTCTAACCATATATCTTGCAGGGGCTCAGGGGCAGGTTATGGGAGGGGGTGTGGTCGGTGCGCTCATTGCTTCGGGCCCTGTGGTGATCATGGCTGCTTCGTTCATGAACGCCACTTTTGATCGCCTGCCACAGGATGAAGAGGAAGTTGCTGCGGCTTTGCAAAATCAGCACCACCAAAACGGCCGCCACCACCACGTGGACATCTCGGATTTATATGGACTTCCTCAGAACCTGATCACTAATGGTAATGTCCCTCCTGAGGTGTACTCCTGGGGATCCGGCCGAACTATGTCAAAAACTTGAGTTGCAAGAAATCAATGTCTGTATCAGTAAGTGGTGATTAATATTCTGGAGATACGTCATCTCTCCAGTAGCATTAAGCTATATCGAAAGAGTTTCGAATTCCTTTATTACTGCTTGCTTTCATGTGACCTACATTGAATATATAAATCATGTAACCACTGCAAGAGCAGCTATATAAAATACAGTTGATCTACTTCACTTCTGTTCTATGCCTTTACTTTGTGCACAAATTCGGTTTCTGAAAAACGCACAATCTTCTGCAAATGATAGTTTGATGCTAAAGCATCGTAACCCACCCCATTTCGGGAATCATAAACCCCAACTCATCCAACAGAGAATAGATCTCTGGGGCTTTGTGATGTAGCCTTCCACCGGCTATAAACTCATGAACCTCTCCGTCCACTTCGATCAAACTACACCCCGgttctttctctatcttctgtTCCTTCATCGATAGCCTCTCCTTCATCGCTTCCTGAAACCGACTAGAGGCAGCATAGACATTTGACATAAGAACATAACCGCAGCTGTCGTTTGGGTCCAATTCGATCACACGCTTTGCTGCTCGTTTTGCCATCTCAATGTTACTGTGCTTCCTACAAGATGAGAGCAATGACCCCCAAATAATGGCATCTGCTTTTACCGGCATGTTATCTATAAGCTCTTCTGCTTCTTCAAGAAGTCCTGCCCTGCCTAACACATTAACCATGCAACTATAGTGCTTTATCGAAGGTTCAATCTTATAACTTCGTGTCATTTTCGAGAGATAATCCCTTGCTTTCTCCACCTTCCCCGAATGATTACACGCTGTTAGGACCCCAAGAAAACTGACACCATCCGGTATAAAATTTGAAGTTTCAAGCCTCGAGAACAGCTCAATTGCTTCCCCCTCGCAACCATTAACGGCCAGGCCCATGATCATGGTGTTCCAACAGGACAACCCTTTATTCGGGGCAGCCTCAAAAACACGAAGAGCCTTTTCGATGCTTCCGCATTTGCAGTACATGTTTGTAATCGCCGTGACAACAATTCCATTCATTTCAATCCCATTTTTCTTTATGTATTCATGAATCCACTCCCCTTGtccaattgctcccaactgagcagaagcattcaacaagcTCACCATTGTAAACTCACTAGGCCTAATCCTCTCCTTCTGCATTTCACCAAAAAGCTCCAATGCCTCTGCATACTTCCCATTCCTAACAAATCCGCTAGTCATCGAATTCCAAGAAACTGAATCCCTCGAAGGCATCTTATCAAACAGCCTCTTGGATTCACTCACTTCACCACATTTGAAAAGGCCCATGATCATAGAATTCCATGCAACATTGTCACATTCCAAGTCCTCATCAAACAGTTTTCTTGCTTCACTCAGAAACCCACAATTTGCATACATGTGTATAATCGTGTTTCGCGTAAATTCATCACTTTCGATACCCAACTTTATAACTCTTCCATGAAGCTGAGCTCCGTCTTTGGCAAGGCCAACTTGAGAATAAGCCTTGAAAACTGAAGGGTAAGTCAATCTCTGTGGCTCAATTTCTGAAGCTACCAGCATTTCAATGAAAAGAGAGACTGCAGTTTTCGGGTTTTGGCTTTCGGAGAAGCCTCTAATGATGGTGTTCCAAATGAAGGGGTTTGGCTTTTTTATGCGTCTGAAAACCATGTAGGCATAGTTGATGTCTCCGGCTCGGGAGGCAGAGAAGGCCAGAAGCCGGCTGGCGACGACCGTGTCCTTGGTTAGGCCAGTTTTGAGGAGGTGGGCGTGGATTTTTTGGAGGTCTTTCATGGAGGTGCATTGGTTTTCTAGCATGGAGAGGTGTGGATTTTCTGAGATGAATTTGGATATGGAGGCAGAAGTAGTGAAAGAGCAACAGCATGGTGTCATATTTCTTGTGGCtcttgttttctgtttttgagTTGTACCCAATCCTCTTGGGGGAATATAATGCTTATATTGTCATAGTCGTGAATTCAAACCGTTGATTTGTTGAAGCAATGTCTCCCATCGAAAATCTTATGAAGTTAAATTTAGTCTCACATTAGAAACTTTCTGAagataaatttattttataccGAATGATTTCACTACTAACTTTATCGTAgccttttgataaaaaaattaaaaaaaaaacccacatgTATTGGAGGACACGTGATTAAATTGAGAGTAACATTAATGTTGATTAGTAATGGGTCATTAGACTGTCTCTAAAATTTGACTTAAGttatttttgacaaaatatCTAATCTAAATTTACGGTGTAACAACATAAACGTATATTTAGATTTTTAAGTCTAAAAACGTCATTACTCTCTTACTAAACTCATATGCCACCCACGATGGTTTCTTTCTAGTTTGCTTATGGCAAAGTAAACAGAAAACGTCCCTTGCAAGTGTTGCTTTTGCTTAACATGACCTGCACTACGGTAAAGCTTGACCTTTGTGCAAGGTATTAGGATCATTGTCAAAGATTTAGGCACACAAATACAAGATTTGTCGATAAACATACTTATCATAGGCTGCTTATAGCATGATTAAAGACTAATAAGATCTTAGCCTCCAGTAATTTTATACATAATAGTCTCAATCAAAGACATTCCCACCACCCATGCACAAATGGGGATTATGGTGGTAACAATCAAGAACGGCCTTTATTTGGAACCAAAGCATAAAGCTAAAACTTTGGATTAATAAATTAATCCACATAGGTATATTTCGAATCCAATTGGTCAAAAGTGCAAGCCATAGGATAGGATTTTAGACCGTCCACTTTAAGGACTTATTTCACCAATTCAGCCCCACATAAAGATCCAtaaaacacacacatatattttgTAACTGAAACGATAAATAAAGGCTAGTTAGATCGTTATTTAAGGTAACATTTTCTCTACACTATTTAGAAGAAcaaaggtttttatttttgtgagtTTGATGATGTATTTACATGAGTCCTACGAATTTTAAtcatgtgttttagtatatagaTAAATAGAATATATTGTGTCCGATCAACCGTAAAATTATATGTATGAAATTTTATGCTATTTTCAAGATGTTTTTCCCGTGGTAACCCAAACcaaaaagctttaaaaaaaaataaaaaatcatcccaaccaccaaaaaaaaaaaaaaacatatgattGGTACATCCATACTAGATAGTTATATCTTTTAATTTAGAAGACATGTTCTACAACACCACACCTGCAAGGCTGAAATGTTGGTCGGTTGGTTGATGGTTACTCAGATTAAATGGTGTCAAACTTCAAAAAGAAGAGGcagagaaaaaggagaagggCAAAATGCACACATCACCACCATCATTACAATCATCACTTAACAGCCCACAAACCCAAAACTAAATTCCAAACAATTCCTCTCccctctcttttcctttttcctcaaCCTTCTTCTCTGCCCTACCTTTTGCCTCCTTTTTCcacccctccctccctcccccgGTTCCACCTCCCTATACCTACACCTCTCACTTAcactatatatgtgtgtgtgtgtgtgtgtaaaaatattttttaagggTATGACAATTGAGACAAAGGGTACAAAGACCTCTTCTTTGCAACAACATCATTGATCTTCTCTAGTTTAAGTATTATTTGCtcctctttctttccttctttctttcaaaccaaacaaacaaagtAGAACTAGATTAGATCAGAAGAAGCAGAAGAACAAGAAGTCatcaaggagaagaagaagaaaattctttctttcaaaccaaacaaacaaagtAGAACTAGATTAGATCAGAAGaagcagaaaaagaagaagaagtcatcaaagagaagaagaagtagaagtAAGCAAAGGCACCAAATGGGTGGAAGGTTTCTTTATCCTGTaactctaatctcctgcttgttACTCCTATTGGGTATTTTCTTCTGTTCAGGTGACTTCCTTTGTCTTGTTGTGAACTTTGAGTTGCATCCTTTACAATTTTATATTTGGTTTTTCTTATTTATGATTTGTTATGACAGCATCTATCATTCTGTTTTgttaattaatatatttggtAATAATACCAtttgcttctttttctttttttgctttGTTTCTTTCTGCCTTTGACAAGTGAATTTATATTCTTCCCCTCTTCCCCATCAACTTTCGGCTCACTAATAATCCATGTCTGCATTCGAATATCTTTTTCTGGGTCAGAGTTTGGATTGAgagatttgaaatttttatgaatATATGTAATGTCCTAGCTCAGAATTGTGTCATTTCAAATGTGGCCCTTGTTCTTTGTTCATAATTTAATGCTTTACAAATAAGGCTGCTTACCAATTGTgttctgtttattatttttctttctttaagttagacattttctttttgtggATGAAAAAGTTCCATTAATTTTTCACCCTTCTATAGATATAGTTTTTTTTCATGAtgctttctcctttttcttttgtttgtttcctcAGTCAAAGTAGGGGGGTTAGAGTACTatctattttcaaattttcgtgaTGGTTAATGATCAATTTAAATTTTCCCTCTTATAGTTTTTACtttgtatttattttaaatttcttgtGGTGCTTGGAGGAATCGGATCCACTCTGGACAGGTCTGGAGCTTAGGGATCATATCATCTGGACCGTTGATTGGTgtgtaaaaaaaatcagaacCGTTGGTTTTGTGTGGTGGGCCAAGAAAATGAGTTAATAGGGACCGTTTATTGAATTTGTGCAGCCCAAATGAATTGATCCCTAGGTTCCGGACACTAAGGTCCGGAGTGGATCCAATTTCGTGCTTGGATAGGATAACGCATGTAATTTAAGGTATGTACGAAGGTCATTGtgattaattttgtattttgggAGGATTATAAGAGATTAGACATGAAGGAAACTTATTTCTATTGATCCTACTATTTTGTGAGGATGGTAAgggaaaagtttttttttttttcgacgaGTTATCCACCTTCTATCTttaaattagacaaaatttattcatttttttcttaCGGTGAATTATCTAATCCAATAATAGGCTCCAAACCTGTCCCAGTGGAAAAAGATGTCATCTCACTTAGATAAACATTTTGGGAAAGCgattctctccggatcccttccttctaatccatcaaatcaaataatcagtgccattgaaatttaatccaatggctacaaacaggggctcactttaaaagttataataacttcagccgttggatcaaattttaatgataCGGATCCACTAATTTGATGAATTAAGAGGAAGatatccggagaggatccctttcccatTTTGTTACCTTTTTACTTCTTCATTTCCTTCGAGCATTCACATGAATGCATTTTGAAAACAGCAGTAAAGTCACTGAACTTTTCAGTTTTTACTATCTTCTTTAAAGTCCAAACAGAAAACTTTATTATTTACCCCTATTTCCAAATTAAGGATCAATTGTTCAACTAGTTGTGATGGCTTGTGAAACTAATAGTTTAtagggttttgattttattttggaaCCTGGAACCACAACCCAATTCAGATTTGGCACCATTCTTTCAATGCTCATAAAGTGCAGAATACAAAAAAAGTAAAGCTTACTCTAGTTTTGATTTTTCTAGTACAGGTTTGAGTGTGACAATAAAGGAAAAGAACATTGGACACATCAAAGAAAAAGACCAAGAAAATAAAGGGCTGAAATTCCctgaaaccctaatttccaCCACCCAAAGGGACATCACTACTCCAATAACAACAGTTCCTACAATAACTACCACAAATCCCACTTCATCAACACCAATTGTGAACCCTAATTCAAATCCAGCTGATTCAACTGTCCCTGTCACATCCTCCCCTAGCATGACCCCATTTCCTACAACAACAACACCATCATCACCTGCATCCACTGGTTCAAGTTGGTGTGTTGCTAGCCAAAGTGCATCACAAATGGCATTGCAAGTTGCTTTGGACTATGCTTGTGGCCATGGTGGCACTGATTGCTCAGAAATTCAGCCGGGACGAAGCTGTTACAACCCAAATAGTGTCCGGGATCATGCTTCTTACGCATTCAATAACTATTATCAGAAGAAACCAGTTCCAAATAGCTGCAACTTTGGTGGAACTGCTATGATCACTAGCACTGACCCAAGTAAGTCACCATTTTATACTACCGTTTGTAAACTCTATGTCATACTGCAAGAGACTTGTAGCTCAAGTTGTTAAAACCATCTATCCTTGCACCCGAGATCCTGCTTTCAATTAAAAAGATTGGCACGCTTTTCTTCTTTCCTTCTAAATGATCTCTGGTTTTGCTACAATGTTCTCAGGTACAGGGTCTTGTCAATATCCGTCTACTAGGTAATTTACTCTCTCATGTTTTCGTACCACCTTTTTCATTTAGaaagataaaaattaatatttgtaTATTCACATTGCGTCTGCAGCACAAGTTCATCAGTCTTGAACACAACAAATACTAGTGGCTCAACTGTGTTTGGTGCGGTCCCTTCAGGCCCTACCACCTCAGCAGCAACAGTAGATGCAAACACACCCAGCCTGCAAAATATTTTGTACATCATGGCATGTCTGATGGTGTTTTTACGGCCTATTTTTAAGTTGAGATGAATCTTGTAATAGATATGCCAGTGGGTTCTTACCGAGGAGAGAGACCTaggtagagagaaagagagcataAGTGATGGATTGTCACGCCTCGGACCTCGGGTCTCGGGTCCAGAGCGTCTCATGAATTCGTGTAGGGCTGCAACCATAAGGGTTTTTGTTTAGTTTGAGAGCAGcaacatatatacatattgaAACAATCTTTGACCATTTGTAAAGGGgaatggaaatttttattggaaCTTGGAAGATGGTATAGTTAACGGCCTTTGCTGGTTTGGGCTTTGATCTAGAGTCTACACCAGTAACCACCTTCAACAAACTCCTCAATCCATTTTTCATTTTGCAACATAAATTTTGGGGTGTGGTCATGGACTCATAAATCTTGTACTTCCTATTGTGCTATCATTATATTGACAAATTAACAAAACACAATATTgatcaaaaaattaaaacacaaaattaacaaaagatcAATAAATGCATTGATTATTACTATTTTCTAAAAACTATTCATCCATGCACCTGAGGTCCTGTATTCTCATTGTCCTTGCTCAATATCGCTtgaatcaaaaataaaaatccgtAATACCAAATAATCTTCATATCCTTCATTGCTTTTCCATCAGATACAAAAATAGGTTAGGTACATACGTAATTCTTTTCTTTGCCCACTTTTAATATAATTGTATGTGGAGCACATGGGAGGGACCCCTAAACATATACAAACCAATGTCCACTCACATTTGCTTCATCTCATTATTCTGTCTTGGTTCTTCGTTTCTTATCCATCAATCACTTTGTTtgctttttcctttcctttcttaCACTTTCTCTCTACAATGGAGGACCAACAATCCCTCTTCCAACCCCTCATCCATGGAAAACCAGTAAACCCTATTTCAGAAAACGACCATACTATTAATGCGCCGAACAGTGGTATCCTCATTCATTTTCTCTCGTCGGACCACTCGCAGTCTATACAAACCACGAACAGGGCTGGCCCAGGCCCAGTGTAGGCAGGGCGACCGTCCaggcccaaaaaaattaggggcaccaaaattattagggcggtatatttatatatatttttat
This window harbors:
- the LOC126582468 gene encoding glucan endo-1,3-beta-glucosidase 12-like isoform X3 — protein: MGGRFLYPVTLISCLLLLLGIFFCSGLSVTIKEKNIGHIKEKDQENKGLKFPETLISTTQRDITTPITTVPTITTTNPTSSTPIVNPNSNPADSTVPVTSSPSMTPFPTTTTPSSPASTGSSWCVASQSASQMALQVALDYACGHGGTDCSEIQPGRSCYNPNSVRDHASYAFNNYYQKKPVPNSCNFGGTAMITSTDPSTGSCQYPSTSTSSSVLNTTNTSGSTVFGAVPSGPTTSAATVDANTPSLQNILYIMACLMVFLRPIFKLR
- the LOC126582470 gene encoding AT-hook motif nuclear-localized protein 16-like — its product is MAGGADLVAPSVVSKTVIDRRQDADKSNSHHRPGIDAMPMAPKLPKEVAPVPAGETLRRPRGRPAGSKNKPKPPIIVTRDSANALRAHAMEVSSGCDVSESLTNFARRKQRGICILSGSGCVTNVTLRQPASSGAIVTLHGRFEILSLLGSILPPPAPPGITGLTIYLAGAQGQVMGGGVVGALIASGPVVIMAASFMNATFDRLPQDEEEVAAALQNQHHQNGRHHHVDISDLYGLPQNLITNGNVPPEVYSWGSGRTMSKT
- the LOC126582462 gene encoding pentatricopeptide repeat-containing protein At2g42920, chloroplastic-like — translated: MTPCCCSFTTSASISKFISENPHLSMLENQCTSMKDLQKIHAHLLKTGLTKDTVVASRLLAFSASRAGDINYAYMVFRRIKKPNPFIWNTIIRGFSESQNPKTAVSLFIEMLVASEIEPQRLTYPSVFKAYSQVGLAKDGAQLHGRVIKLGIESDEFTRNTIIHMYANCGFLSEARKLFDEDLECDNVAWNSMIMGLFKCGEVSESKRLFDKMPSRDSVSWNSMTSGFVRNGKYAEALELFGEMQKERIRPSEFTMVSLLNASAQLGAIGQGEWIHEYIKKNGIEMNGIVVTAITNMYCKCGSIEKALRVFEAAPNKGLSCWNTMIMGLAVNGCEGEAIELFSRLETSNFIPDGVSFLGVLTACNHSGKVEKARDYLSKMTRSYKIEPSIKHYSCMVNVLGRAGLLEEAEELIDNMPVKADAIIWGSLLSSCRKHSNIEMAKRAAKRVIELDPNDSCGYVLMSNVYAASSRFQEAMKERLSMKEQKIEKEPGCSLIEVDGEVHEFIAGGRLHHKAPEIYSLLDELGFMIPEMGWVTML